One Lycium ferocissimum isolate CSIRO_LF1 unplaced genomic scaffold, AGI_CSIRO_Lferr_CH_V1 ctg215, whole genome shotgun sequence genomic window, TGTTGGGCTGCTTTACTTTGTTAGTTTTTACTTAGTTTATGATGCTttcatattgaaaaaaataaattttctttttgaaaattctACATGGATGATGAATATTGAACTTTGATCCGACCCGTTTTTTTTTCCTGATCCGACCTGCTCTTTTGCCAATACTAGCgtgcttattttattttttgaacccCCTGAATGGAAATCCTGCCTCCGCCACTGTTCCAGAGTACGCATATTTTGCAATATGCTTTTATGACGATCCGATAGGACACATATGCCCTgacgatccttaataacatgagtttgaAGATGAGTCAAGAACATCCCCATGTATCGTTGCTCTCGTTGGCGGCAATTGCGAAAGGAAGAgggaatattgacccattggcatccatacCCACTGCAATTAGGAGCTTAATGTCATATCGGCCATATACATGGGTCCCATCTATCGATATCACATTCCGGCAGTGAGCAAAAACATTAATACttggtttgaatgcccaaaagaCGAAGTCGAAAATTCTACCCTCTAAAAGCCGCCACTGTACAACAGTGCCTGGATTAGCATGTTGTAGAGCCTCCATATACCCCGGTAACGCCTGAAAAGAGGATTCCCAAGTTCCAAAGATCGTTTCAAAAGCACGTCTACGcccgagaaatccctttctcttgcttatAATTTTACCAGTTTGAGTGGACCATGCCAATACAAGTTTTGATAGGCATCCTGCATAAGTTTAAACAAATAACATTTAGCAACGATATTTTAATTGCTATAAGATATATAATGTAAACGGTCAGACAAGTTACCTTGGAGTTTTCTCAATGTGTTTAAATAACACATgagcaatcatgtttatatCTAGATTAAAATGATCTGCTCAACTTtgtcccatatcacaagtgtgctttgggtggaattttgtgatttcccACAGACTATCCGGCTTAGCAATTCCCCGAAGCAACCACCGACAGCCTTGAGTATGTCGCTTACAAATCAAGCTCCATACCGATATGTTTGAGtcatcaaccttaaactccctcataTCCTTTACACAATACATTCAGACAGCCCGTtgcaacattttttttatgtgaaCTGCATTCCCTTTGCAATGACGTATTCATCAATCATGGgatttttttggttcaatccacgtttttggtgactttgataatcatctcttgtgaagacaaatgcatcctCACGACCTTGTAGACTGTCAAGATTTGGAATATAGTCAGAATGCCATTGCATTGGGCTGTCAGGAATTGGGTTTTCTGCCATCGGAGGTGGTATGTGGTGGTGATTGGTTCTGGTTGGTTCTGGGGAGTAAAATACGTatcttcttcatccccatcactatcttcatcatcggttacctctGCATTATTAGCTGGTTCATCGCCATCACTCTTTAATGTATCCACATAACTTGGACAATCAGCAtcatctaagaaaggcctcctCCTACACGATAGATTGCATATGttaatatatatctatatatatatatatatatatatatatatatatatatatatattatttagcaTCTAGGTGATGAACCTTCACCTATTGATTATGAGCATGGTGTGGAGAGTGATCAACTCCACCAAACTGAGAGGATTGCCTTTCATCCATAGGTGGTACCAACGGCGAGTTTTGATAATAATCAACTACTCGAACGGggaattattataataatcggCTCACATTTTGAAGCGAGAATTATTGTAATAATCGACTCATTTGCCCGAGAGTTCCGATAATAATGACTTGCTCCACTAAATTGAGATGACCGCCTAATATTACTCGTATCGGTCTATAACccaaagatttaaaaatggttatttaccGGTCATACAATAAACACGTGCTActgcacaaaataataatataagaatgcATATTTACCAAGCTTGATTTAATTGTTAGGTAAGATTTTCCAGCAGCACCTGGCCACTCAAAATACCCCTGTAAGACATAAAATCTCCATGCGTGTTAGCTTGACTGGGCTGTTCTTGCGGAACCACTCTgggtatcttttcaacatacatctctAGAACATTAAGGGCGACTAAATGTTTTAATTCTTCTGGCGCATTCAAATAATCTTAAagaatcatcattattgatATAATGCCTACCATAAAGCACTATACTATTGGAAAGCGATTGTGGATATACCGTTATAGAGATTTCGTACTACATACTAACcttcattttttcatatatgtaaGTGACTAGTGATTCATAAGACATTTCAATTTGGACATTTAACATGAACGTTTGGTCTTTTATTGTAACGAACTATACTATTGTCATCAAGGATAATATCATCCCAATGTGTTGAAACCTTAGCGGTGGAATATCTTGAGCCATTTTTTGTAGGAACTTAAGATAGGtttttttgaatgacttaagagacttaaacttatgaaatagatgagtttttacctcgtccaacattcttcttaaatagattcatattcacccctattgcgcacaaaaacattgcgtaatatgaatttaattcaaataaacggtcaaaaatgcagcattgtgttgtcaaatcggtcctttaggtgtcataaaaaagttgaaattggcatgcatgatgtgttgtcaaatcatatcctattgcgcacaagaacattgcgtaatatgaatttaatccAAATAAATGGTCaaaaatgcagcattgtgttgtcaaatcggtcctttaggtgtcataaaaaagttgaaattggcatgcatgatgtgttgtcaaatcatgtcctattgtgcacaagaacattgcgtaatatgaatttaattcaaataaagggtcaaaaatgcagcattgtgttgtcaaatcggtcctttaggtgtcataaaaaagctgaaattggcatgtatgatgtgttgtcaaatcaggtcctattgcgcacaagaACATTGCATAATATgaattaattcaaataaacgcTCAAAAATGCAGCACTGtgttgtcaaatcggtcctttaggtgtcataaaaaaaggtgaaattggcaagcatgatgtgttgtcaaatcatgtcctattgcgcacaagaacattgcgtaatatgaatttaattcaaataaacgatcaaaaatgcagcattgtgttgtcaaatcggtcctttaggtgttataaaaaagctgaaattggcatgcatgatgtgttgtgaaATCATGTCCCATTGCGCAcaagaacattgcgtaatatgaatttaattcaaacaAACGGTCAAAAATGCAACATTGTGTTATCAAATCGGTCTTTtaggtgtcataaaaaagctgaaattggcatgcatgatgtgttgtcaaatcatgtcccattgcgcacaagaacattgcgtaatttgaatttaattcaaataaacggtcaaaaaatgcatgactatatataacatgattgcCAAACAACTAGTATTCACTTTAAAACGAGTTATCATGACATTCTACAACCAATTTGGAAATCTTgattctattacatgttttaccccaacaaaaatatttgaagcaatgggtaggacatgggaactagatgatgatgattttcataactcaaataaccctaacaaaatattcaatcaagaatacaataaaacGATGAAAGAGGAGtggaattggcgtgttagggaggctgAAGCACTGGAGCAAAAGTTACCTTCAATAGGGCTTAAACGACCAAAAAAACgagctatgtcaatgcctcgcggaattccacaagagtttaattttgctcttaatcattttcgcgaagagaacaatcggatgcaaatacgttaccataggATAGAATACGGTatacatggtagcacaagatttagattcaagtgggattcggactgtaaaatgtccgatgaagattaatatttttcttataataaggtaagtaggtagggtcataaagataagtagccctttcttttgttattagactacaccatattcaatgtcgagtagtagaaactcagcttggtctttactccttccaaaagaaccaaatagcagtgatgatgagagttcaaatcatagcgaGTTTTCGAGTGATACcggtgatttcaaactagatgagCTAAATCCGCACCTTCTtgtagagcgtaatgatgattttacgaagtgtgaaatattcagatccgcgagaatattattgcggtttacgccgagaatggtcacatcggacttgaaaatctcaacgctccaatcccaaAAAGGTACTCACTAACCGtgcctcgagtaggtccagCAACTTGCGAGATGgccgtacaaaggattagaaaagaaaacaacagaatgttggcaagacgttgtagattttacatgctaaagttggctgAAGAACAAGCATCGTTAACCGGAAGAGAACTAACATCTCCTGAAAAAAGATGTGTGCTAAGAGACGGCCAATATCGTTCTGAGGACGATATCcaggacttctattctgatgacGATTAGAGTCTATTTAGGCTCACTGTCTTAGATTATGAGTCATTTAAGTTTCGGATTAAATTttgttaatttgtatttttattttatgatgaagtcataaatttgaattagtttggcatgtttttaattcttcaatttttattgttaaagtctattattaattgacaatttcacaaaaaaaacacacaaataaattagtacataaagggtGCGGATTACATTATAGGGGAAAAGATACAACTTGTAAAAAACATAAtctatagaaatattaaacttaataaacaaaatacatgtaaataatgaacaacaacaacatagcacaaataatcttccacaatttaagtttttctttcaaagctattttctcGTGTTGAGCCTCTCTAAGTTTAGCCTTcagaaaatttcattttttttcggAATCGGTGAGCAACACCtccaaaccttcaattttttcttctgcTTCCACAAGCTTAAATTCTGAGTCCAACTTAGCGGTATCTCTGGAGATACGTGAAGTCGCGGTATCTCTATCCAAAATTGGATTTTTAAACTTCACCGCCACCGTTTTATCCACGTGAATGCTATCTTCCCACCGAAAGTATTTGCAACcgcccatatcctataaacattataagaaaatcagttttttaaagtaaaatatagagataatagtcaaaataccccccaacgtttgaccaaaatgccaactacacaccgaacctttgcgggggtcctattacccccctggacaaattttttcagtaGCAAAATGACCCTTTTTTTGCCGATGTGGCAGAGCGTGAATACACCGCCCGGTGGCGCGTGACGGCCTTTAAAAAAATGCATCCCGACTGTTTTGGACGCCAACTAAAAATTTGCCACATATGATGCCaagtagataaaatttgaactccctccatttttaggctacttcatcttcatcttcaccctatttaatatccatccccattttttgttgtcaaaataatatccattataaacgaaaatctcaaccgaagaaaatccacatatgattccgaacaacttgttaaagaacaactttccaccataaacgaaaatcaagaaaaaaaaatgaaaaatctgaagaaagaaaaaggaaaaatacggaaaaaaaaataaggatgaaaaatctaatcttgttaaagaaaatcgattggaagttgcttgtttggagttgctacttgttgcttggttggagttatttaagcactaattctttgagttgatttggggagaaaattaaactccattgctaagaatttggagaaagctatgaagaacaccaaatgggtttctctaaattcttgattgtttaatcaaattaatggatgaactttgttctatttggtgttaggaagcttcctttcacatttgggtttgtttggattagatttgagcaagttggtgtgatttttttttttcaactcctagtgaagatgatgatgatgatgatgataatgttgatgaagatgaaggagaattgggtatgggttttcagatccttaataaaatggagtatggaaaattgagagattttttttttttttttgaagaagaagagtagatggatggaggaagggggaaattaataaaaaatggggcaaaaattaaacacgtggcacgtgggccggcgcgtgtggacaaccgccatttaatatttgggggTTGGCGGATTGAGGGCGCCACATCGGAAAAAGGGCCATTTTGCTACTgaaaaatttgtccaggggggtaataggacccccgcaaaggttcggtgtgtagttggcattttggtcaaacgttggggggtattttgactattatatGGATAACGTGAAGAAAAAAACcactaaaaaatgtaaaaacacttacttcgggcactttacaacgccaAAAACGACGACCCGAATTATCTTGGgtctttgatgtttttagtttACAGTAATAACTGCATTCGCAAATATCGGGTTGTATAGCAAACattgaagtttcaaaactttgagACATGTTTTTGGAAGTGCAAAAGTGTATTGAAAGGGTGAAgatggaggaaatgaaagagggGAGAGTGCATGTGGTGGGTTGGGGTTTTTAGGGAAgggtttcacgcacagattctgtgcatGAAAGGGCgaaaatataaatgtacattttggccctttcacgcacagaatctgtgcatGAAGCctagtttgtttctttttttttttttttttaatgggttagtttggttccaaaaaaaatttttgggttacaaaagtgcCGGACTCCATCATTAAGTTATTTTAAGATcaacttaaattatttttactagCATGAAATTCCTAAAAGACCACAATAGCATAGCTCCATCTTTTTATTCTAATTTACTTTAAAAGTAATGGTAAAATTGTAAATCCTTATAGTATTATATACCATATATCTCATTTTTTAAGCGATTAACCAAACATCCACCAAAAGAATACATATGTTACTAATTAAATAACCCATATTAGTTTTTGTCTTAtaatttatgttttatgattcaTGTGTAACTTTATCGGCAAAATAAACCACCCCCTAGAGATCAAACAAATGCATATGCGTTATTAATGGCTTTCTCAACCAAGAAATTTGATTGGAATGACCCAAATTTTATCTGGAAATTAACAATGCGTTAATCAAAGATAAAGCCAGTGAGTGCCTAGGGAAGTGGCATCTTCGTGGAGTCTGAAAGGGACAGCGTTGACAGCAGTTCTATACATAATTTAGCAAGTAGCAGCAAATAAATTTGAACTTATGAGGCCTTGAACAAAATAATACTACCAATAATTAAGTTGTTGATGATTACATTGATTCCTAACGGATGACCGCCAGTCACATGTATACCTCATCATTGTCGCTTGCTTAGATTCGAAGACTTAAAAAGTTTCATTATATGAACATCAAATTTATATTCTTATAATCTTGAGCTCAAATATCCATAACTAAGTGCTCCTGGAGAAGCCTGTGGGAAATTAAAGCAGAAATTTAGGTGCTATTCACATGGGACTTTGCTCACTTTTGTTGTCCAGAACTTCCAGAAATCCAAGGTAAAAATTAACAGAAAAATGGCAGCATAGATACCGTTTAAAGACAAATTTATCTTAATTATAGTCAGATGACACATGGATTAGTGTCTAAAGAAAAAGACATGGTTAATTAAGACAGAAATTAACAGCTAGCATATAATCGGGTCATTAGCAATCGAACCAATAGATAACGTTGACACCATTTTATAATACTATCTTTCATCTTGAATACCTCAAATTTGCATGTGTAAGAGTACTCCTCTTGACTTCTGATGGTTGTTTTCAGGAAGGTCATGTCATACATGTGTAGCCAATAGCAGGCATCGTGAGATTCACCTAAAGCTCATACTGGCGCTGATTAAGAAATTTTCtgttatttcctttttaatttttttttaaaaaaatcatgcatgtctaAATAGGAAGAAGTTCTCCGAACTGGTCGTTTATACCAAACAAAGTACATTAATGAATATGatatttgtcattttcttaCTTAAATTGTTGTCACTTATTTTAGTAAATTAAATGGAAGTCGTGAACATGGTGGTGTTTaggaaaaataatgaaattattCAGAGAGACTTGATAGGGCTACAGTATCCTAGGGATGAAGATTAGAATTTCATTTGGCACAGATAATTCATTTAGATGACAAAGTTACTCGACATCTATGTTGATGGGGTAGTAGGTATTCATAGAATTAATCGAGGTGCGTGCAAATTATTTTAGGTAccaagcaaaaaaaataagtcactCATTTAGATACATGAGAAGCTTCACATGATTATGcattattattaaatattgaACCTAGCCATATAAAAGAGTAAGAATTATAAGCACATATAATGATTAagttaaatattatttatgaaaattgttggtaaaaaaatattttgactcTCGAAATAATAAGTGTCACATATATAAACTGGAAGAAAGAGAGTAGTTAGCACAAACGGTTGTGTATCTAATACCCTTTttatcctaatttatgtgatgatatttgattaggcatgaaatttaaaaaaaaaaaaattgaaactggTGGTCTAAAATGTGTCTGATTCACGAAGCATTGGATGTTGGGGCGGCGGTTCTCGAAGGAAATGCAGCTGACTGATCGATGCCATCCTTTTGGTGTGTTAGCAAAGGagattgtaagataagagagccGACAAACAGCATCTTTACTTGGATTTTCTCTCAGAATGGGGTATTGAGAGATAAAGAGACCACTAGTTACTGAAGTACTAGTACTATAAGATTCAGTGGGGacccaaaaataaagaaaacatgaaCCCCAGACTCCAGAGTTGCAAAAGCTATAGGGAAAGTACAAAAAACAGTTGTAGAGTTGTCCTTATTTTTGGCCGATCCAACAAATGTGCAAGTGCAAACTGATCAAAGAGACAAAGGCATGCAAGGGTTGTGACTTGTGTCAGCGCTAACCTCGCGTTCTTTCTTTCAAGCCCCATCACCCCTCTCGTGCCCTCGTATTTTGCGGTCAAACCATGTGGttaggttttttattttattttttttaaaaaaaaatgaaatgactaCATACTTCTGTTGTATTTGGAAACTGGTCAAAAGCACGTACCTTAACCACAGATTCAAATTGTTGATTTAGTACTTTACCAAGAGTCAATCGACAGGTACGCGACTATTAATACATAGATTGAGCAATGCCTAATTAAAAaagactctctctctctctacaatAAACTCTCTCCACAACGTCTCTATTAACAGTCTGATTTGGGCGCTTGGCGCACACGCGCCGCTAGATAGGGACGCCGGCAGGCTCTTTCCCGACGCGTCCTCATGAGATTTCAGATCTCCCAGCTGAAGCAAGTGCACAAGCGAATGGAATTGGACCAAAACTCAACTATTCCAATGCAATTACATCTATTCCCAAACCTAACCCTAACTTGAAAAAATTGGGGGACCCTAATGTCAGGACAAGAGTTACGATGAACAATGGAGTTCATGCTGTAATATTCAAGGCAAAGGATTACAACGGAGTTATGGCACAGGAATGCAAATATACCCTCATCGGAAAATTCTTGAAGACTCGTCCCAATATTGAGCGGATAAGGTCATGATTCGCAGAGAAAATTTCTATGAAGTGCACCCCGAGAATAGGTACGTACGACTACAGGACTGTTTTCATAGAGGTTTCAAATGAGGAGGACTGTCAAACAGTCTGGTTTAGGAGATCTATAGAAATAGATGGCATGGTAATGTGGTTGCAAAAGTGGAACTCGGGACTTT contains:
- the LOC132043155 gene encoding uncharacterized protein LOC132043155, yielding MSQSFETSMFAIQPDICECSYYCKLKTSKTQDNSGRRFWRCKVPEDMGGCKYFRWEDSIHVDKTVAVKFKNPILDRDTATSRISRDTAKLDSEFKLVEAEEKIEGLEVLLTDSEKK